In Novosphingobium sp. PP1Y, the sequence GCGCCCATCGCGACGCCGAGCAACACGAGCGCACAGGAAGGCGATCTGACCGAATGGTCATCGCTGGTCGCCAGGCTCTGGCCGGGAAGCGGCGATGCCCGCGTCGGCAAAGGCCGCGTGATAGCCTCGCAAGATATCGAAAGCGCGCTGCAGGCGATGGACGTTGCGCCCGATTTCACTTTCACCGGTGCCGACGCCGGGGTGAAGATCCCCTTCGTCCATCGCCGTGACGGGAAGGGAGAGATCTACTACCTCGTCAATCAGCAGGAAGCGGCTCAGTCCATCGAGGCGCACTTCCGTGTCACCGGCAAGCAGCCTGAACTCTGGCATCCCGAGACGGGCAAGAGCGAACCGATCAGCTACCGCATCAGCGGCGGCGAAACCGTAGTGCCATTGCATTTGGACGGTGACGAGGCGGTCTTTGTCGTCTTCCGCAAGGCGGCTGCAAGGGATCGCGTGACGCTTGCCCGGCAGGGCGAACGGGCTGTTGCGACGCTGGACGGTGCATGGCAAGTCGCGTTTCAGGCCGACCGCGGAGCACCGGCAAGCATCGAGCTTGCCCGACTCGAACCGCTCGACAAGAGCGCCGATCCCGGCGTGAAATACTTTTCGGGAATAGCGACTTACTCCCGTAATTTCAGGGTAACAGGAAAGTACGGAGAGGGCAGGTCCCTGTGGCTCGACCTTGGCAGGGTCGGTGATCTTGCACAGGTCTCCGTAAACGGCGTGGACGTCGGAACGGCATGGCATGCGCCCTATCGCCTCGATATCGGCAAGGCCGTTCGCAAGGGGCAGAACACCCTGGAAATCCGCGTTGCCAATACCTGGGTCAATCGCCTGATCGGCGACCAGCAGGAAGGCGCGCAGAAGATCACCTGGACCGCAATGCCGACGTATCGCGCGGATGCCCCTTTGCGCCCGTCCGGCCTGATCGGTCCCGTACGCCTGATCGAGGAAACCACGGGCGGGCATTGACGAGCGACGCCTTGCCAAGGCGGGGCGCGCGGATCAAAGCTCGAAGGATGGTTACGCCAAGCCCCGATCCCGCGCCGCGCTCAAGTCAGCACCAGATCGATCCACGCGCCATGCTCACATTCAGGGCGGTGTGCGAGGCCGGTTCGATCAGCGGCGCTGCGCGGCTGCTCAACATTTCGCAGCCTTCGGTGTCCAACACGATAGCCTTGCTCGAAAGCAGGCTTGGCACAGTCCTGTTCGAGCGCGGTCGCGGCGGTATTACATTGACCGAGGAAGGCATTGCCCTGCGTCGGCGTGCCGATTCTCTGGCCATCCTGCTCAGGGACACCGCGAGCGAAGTTCAGCACGCCAGCCAGCGCATCGCCGGGCCTTTGCAGATCGGCGGCACGCCTGGTGCCCTGCTCACATTGTTGCCCGGCGCGATCAAGCGGGTGGAAGAGCTTGTCGGTGAGTTTGCCCTGAGCGTCGTCGAACGGCCCGATGCGCAGCTCTTCGAGATGTTACGCTTGGGCGAGATCGAGCTGGCCTTCGTCACCACCCAAATCGAACGGCTTCCTCCCGATATTCTGGGAACGACGTGCACGCGCGATCCTTTCGCATTGATCGTGGGGGCCCAGCACGCGGAAATGCCCGACGCAATTTCCCTGCGCGACGTCGAGCACTGCCGCTGGGTGCTGCCCGAGGCGAGAGGTGCCTTTCGCCGCCAGGTCGATGCGCTTTTCATTTCCGCGGGTGTAGCGGTTCCCGGGACGGTCATTCGCTGCGATTCGCTCCTCACCACGCGCGCCATCGTGCGGGAGACAGACCGGGTAACGGTCCTCCCACGCACCGTGGCTCTCGATGGAATTTCAAGTGGCTCGCTTCGAGCCGTTGCGATCAAGGAAGCGGTGTTCGAGCGCAGCGTCGGTGTCTTGCGCATTTCCGGGAGAAAGCTGTCTCCTCTTGCCGAAGCGATGGTCCAGGCTCTTGCCGCAGAAATATAGTCTGTGACTATGGCAATTATAAATATCATTATTTTACTTTAGGTCACCGGCTTGGGTAAAACGCGTTCAACCGAAGAGAACCGAGGGAGAGCGCGATGCGGACCCTGATCCGCCGAGTTTCCATTTTCGATGGCACGGGCACTGCGTCGCAGCTCGGCAGCGTCCTTGTCGAAGGCGAGCGTATCGTGCGCGTGGCGATGGGCGGGGATGCCCTGTCCGGCGAGGCAGCTGAAGTCGTGATCGATGGCTTGGGCAAAACGCTCATGCCGGGCATGGTCGATGCGCATACGCACCTGACCTGGGCCTCCTCGGTCGAGAAGATCTATCACCAGTTCATCCTGCCCGCTGAAGAACTCAAGGGCGCGGCATGGCGCAACGCCCGCGTGCTGCTCGATCATGGCTTCACCAGCCTCTATTCGGCGGGCGCCCTGAGCGACAAGGTCGAACCCGAGCTGGCCGCCGCCATCGCCGCAGGCGATACGCCGGGGCCGCGCCTTGTGCCCTCTACGCTCGAGCGCAGCCCTGAGGGCGCTGAAGGCGTCGAGACCGGGGATGTCTTCAACGGCCGTGGGCCAGATGCGATGAAAGGCTTCGTCGCCTACTGCAAGGACGAAGGCGTCAGGTCGATCAAGCTCGTGGTCTCAGGCGAGGATGCTCTCAAGCCCGGATCGGCCATGGATGTCCTTTATACCCGTGAGGAGATGATGGCCGCCGGCGAGGCGACCCGTGAGGCCGGCTTGTGGATAGCTTGCCACACGTACTCGCCCGAAGCGATCGGACTTGCGCTCGATGCTGGCGCGCGCATTCTCTATCACTGTTCCTTTGCCGACGAGGCGACCATCGAGCGCATGGTGGCCGAGAAGGACAGGTTTTTCTATGCACCGGGTGCGGGCGTCTCTGTCGCGGCGCTGGAAGCCAGCCCGCCTCCACACGTCGATATGTCCCACATGAAGGCCAGCGCAGCCCAGCGCATGGAGCTTGAAGGCAAGCTCGTTCCCGAGCTGAAGAGGCGCGGCGTACGGGTACTGATCGGCGGCGATTACGGCTTTCCCTTCAATCCCAACGGCCGCAATGCCCGTGACCTCGAACATTTCGTCAAGTATTTCGGTTTCACGCCGGCGGAAGCCCTGCGTTCTGCAACGCAATACGGCGGCGAGCTCATGGGCCTCGATGTTGGCCTCGTCCGCGAAGGGTATCTTGCCGACCTCCTGCTTGTGGATGGCGATCCGACGCAGGATGTCGCGATCCTTCAGGACAAGGATCGCCTTGCGATGATCATGAAGGGCGGTGTCCTCTACAAGGCACCTGCCAACCTGGAAGCAGTTGGCTGAACCCATGATCATTGATGTCGTTATCGTGGGGTGCGGCCCGGTGGGCGCACTGGCAGCGAACCTTCTCGGCCGCGCGGGATTGTCTGTCCTCGTGCTCGAGAAGGAACTGGAGCACTATCCGCTGCCGCGCGCAGTCCATCTCGACCACGAGATGATGCGCCTCTTCCAGTCTGCAGGTGTTATCGACCGTGTCGAAAATGACATGGTGGCGACTGACGGTCACCTGCATGTCGGTGCCGACCATGGCGTGATCCGCTACATGGGCACGGTCGGCAAGCCGCGCCCGTTCGGATGGGCCAACGATTACTTCTTCTACCAGCCCGAGCTTGAAGCGCATCTGCGGGATGGCTTTGCAGCCCTGAAAAATGTGGAGATGAAGCTGGGCGCTACCTTCACCGACCTGGTCCAGAACGGCGACGCCGTCACCGTTTTCTATGAACTGCATGGCAAGATCGAGGAAGTGACGTCGCGCTGGGTAATCGGCACCGACGGTTCGCGCAGCGCAGTGCGCAAGGCGCTCGGCGTTAGACTTGACGACCTCAAGTTCGAGGAACCCTGGCTTGTCGTGGACGCCGAAGTCGAGGGCCCGGTCACGTTCCCCGAAATCACGGGCGTTCCTGCCGATGCGGATCTGCAACGCCTTTCGGTGATGATGTGCGATCCCGACCGTCCGGCGACGGTCGTTCCCGGAAGGCGCAATCATCGCCGATGGGAATTCATGCTGCTGCCGGGCGAAGACGATGCGGCGATGATGCAGCCGGAGAAAGTCGGCGAGCTTGTCGGTGCGTGGATGGCAGATGTCCCTCACCGCATCGTGCGTGCGGCGACTTATCGTTTCCACGGCCTCGTGGCCGAGCAGTGGAAAATGGGGGCCGTCTTCCTTGCCGGCGATGCGGCCCACCAGACGCCGCCGTTCTTCGGTCAAGGCATGTGCCATGGGCTGCGCGATGTCGCCAACCTGGCCTGGAAAATGGATGCGATTGTCAATCGCGGCGCCGATCCGGCCCTTCTCGATACCTATCAGCAAGAGCGCGACCCCCATGTGCGCGCCGTGATCGGCGCGGCAGTCGATGCCGGGCGCTACATCTGCGAGCTCGACCGCGAAAGGGCGGCCGCACGCGATGCCGAAATCCGCGAGAAGGCGAGGCAGCGCAAGGGAGAGACCGCTCACGACCTGATCCCGGCGATTGAGCGCGGGGCTGTCTTGACGGGCACGACCGGTGCGGGCGAACGCTTCGTGCAACCGATCCTGGAGGACGGCGGCAAGTTGGACGAATTTACCGGTCAGGGTTGGCGCCTGTTCGTGCGCGGCGTTCCCTTCGTCGTTGAAGAGCCGGGCCTTGCGGTGTTCGCCGCCGCCGATCTTCCCGACAATGGGGCCATCCTGTCCTGGCTTGATGCGCGACGGGTCGATGCGGTCCTCGTGAGACCCGATCACTATGTGTTCGGCACAGCCACTGGGGACTTCGCAGCCTTGCTTGCTGCCCGGCGGCAGATGCTATTTGCAGAACAGGAATTGACCGCATGACCCTGACGCTTGAACTGGCACAGGCCATCATGGCCGGTGCACTCGCCGAGGCTCGGCGACGCAAGGCGAAGCCGCTGGCGGTTATCGTCCTCGATGCAGGCGCGCATCCGGTCGCTTTCGCTCGCGAAGACAAGGCCAGTCTGTTTCGCTTCGACATCGCGCGGGCCAAGGCGAGCGGCGCCATCGGCATGGACGCCGACACCTCGGTGCTTGCAGAACGCGCCAGGAGCAACCCGGTGTTCTTCCACAGCGTGAGCGATGTTGTCGGCGGGCAGATCGCCTTTTCGCCCGGCGGCGTCGTCATCCGCAATGCGCTTGGCATGGCGATCGGCGCAGTCGGAATCAGCGGAGATACCGGCGAATGCGACGCCGAATGCGCCCATGCCGGCATAGCCGCAGCAGGACTTTCCAGGGAGACGATCTCGTGAAACTGCGTAGCATCGAACTGGCGCTGCCCGATCCGTCCGGCGCCGCCGCATTCATGATCGAAATCTGGGGGATGGCCCCGGCAGAGGTGCGCGGCGATACGCATTACCTGCGTGGGTCAGGTTCGTTTCCCTATCTCGTTGCCTTTGAAAAGTCGGAAGAAGAATTCGTGCGCTCGACCACTTTCGTGTGCTCGGGCGATGAACTCGGCGATCTCAAGAAACGCGTGGCCGAGACCGGATGGCCGGCTCGGCCCAGCCGAAGCGAGGACCCGGGCGAAGGCGAGGGAATTCTCGTCGAATTGCCGGAAGGCGAGATCCTGCGTTTCCTGGTCGATTCCGCCGAAGTGGAGCCGATCGACGGCGGGGACCTTCCCGTCAAACTCACCCATGTCGTCTTCAATTCGGCCGATGCCGAAGCGACTGGCCACGCGGTCGAGGATGTGCTGGGCTTTCGCGTATCGGACCGGACCAAGGGCATGGTCTTCGTGCGTTGCAACGACAGCCACCATTCGACGGCCTTTGCCCGGGCAGGCTTCAGCTCGCTCAATCACATCGCTTTCGAGATGGCTGACATCGATGCGGTCATGCGCGGCATCGGGCGACTGCGCGACAGCAAGCTCGCTCCGGCGTGGGGACCGGGTCGTCATGGACCGGGTGCGAACGTCTATGCCTATTACATCGCGCCTTTCGGTCCGGTGATCGAGTTTTCGACCGCCGTCGAAAAAGTGCCCGATGACTACAAGGTCGGCACGCCCGAGGACTGGACCTGGCCGCCCAACCGCATCGACCAGTGGGGCATCTCGGACAAGGACTTCGGCGGTCTTCGCGCAGCCGAGGAGCGGTTCCGCTTCCGCCGCGACTGGGATGCCGCTCCGCTTGGAAATTAACCGCCGCACGCTGGTTTTCGGCGCGACCTGCCTGGCCCTTTCCAGCAGGAACGCAGGCGCCGCGGACCTCATCGGCAGGGGAGAACAACGAATGATCACGTATATCAGTTTTGAACGGCCCGACGGTACGACCAGTTTTGGCCGCCTTCAAGGCGACAGGGTTCTCGACCTCGGTGCACCGGGCACGGCGGCATGGATCAAGGATTGGATTGACGGCGATCTTGCCGAGCTGGGCGTTTCCGGCGAATTCGATTACACCGCCGTCAAGCTCCTGCCCGTCATTCCCAACCCGGGCAAGATCCTGTGCGTCGGATTGAACTATGCGACGCATGTGGCCGAAACCGGCCGCGAGCAGAAGGAACACCCGGCGATCTTCACGCGCTGGGCCGATACCCTGGTTGCCGCAAACGCGCCCTTGGTGCGTCCTCCCGAAAGCGAACGCTTCGATTATGAGGGTGAACTGGCCGTGATCATCGGCAAGGGCGGGCGCCGCATTGCGCGCGAGGATGCACTGAGCCATGTCGCCGGTTATTCGATTTTCAACGATGCCTCGGTGCGCGACTGGCAGCGACACAACATTCAGTTCACGCCCGGCAAGAACTGGCCCGCGACCGGCGCCTTCGGCCCTGCGATGGTTCCGGCTGCGCAGATCGAAGACCTTGGCGCGCAGCGCGTCCAGACCCGGCTCAATGGCGAACTGGTTCAGGACCAGCCGATTTCCGACATGATCTGGGATATCGCCACGGTCATCGAGTACTGCTCGACCTTTACCGAGCTGCAGCCCGGGGATGTTATCGCCAGCGGCACCCCGGGCGGTGTCGGCGATAAGCGCAAGCCGCCGCTCTACATGAAAGGCGGGGACACCGTCGAGGTCTCCATCGGCGTGATCGGTACCCTCACCAATCCGGTCGCCGACGAAGCCTGAATCACGACATTATGACATAATAACAATAATTTATAGGGAGTTCCATTTATGGACTACAGGAAAGTTATGCTCCTCTCAGGCATTGCCATGAGCGTTCTGAGCGTGCCGGCAATGGCCCAGGAGGCACAGGCAGACGATATGGGTGTGACCGGCGGTGACATCATCGTGACGGCGTCACGCCGCGCCGAGCGCCTGCAGGATGTGCCGATCGCTGTTTCTGCCGTTACCGGCGACCAACTCGCGGAAAGCGGTTTCCAGAAACTCACCGATATCCAGTACCAGTTCTCCGGCGTGCAGTTCGGCACTTCGCCCAATGATTCCGGGTTCCGCCTGCGCGGCGTAGGCAGCGCCGGGGGCTTCTCCAGCTCTTCGGAGCAGAACGTGGGTACCGTCGTCGATAACGTCGTCATTCCTTTCGGAAACCCGATCAACTCGCTGGGCGACCTTGAGCGCGTTGAGGTCCTCAAGGGGCCACAAGGCACGCAGTTCGGCAAGAATGCATCGTCGGGCGTGATCAATATCACCACCAAGCGGCCCGATCCCACGGCATTTTCGGGCAAGGCCTTCGTCAGCTACGGAGAGCTCAACGAATGGAACGTGAATGGCAGCGTCAATCTGCCGGTCTCGCAGAATTCCGCACTGGCGGTCTTTGGCTTCTACCGCTCAAACGATGGCTTCATCAAGAACGTCTACCTCGACAAGAAGTGGGGCGGCGAGGAAAGCTACGGTGCGCGGGCCAAGTTTCTGCTCGAAGGCAGCGACGACTTTTCGATCTACCTCATCGGCGATTATTCGAAGATCAAGCGCACCGGGCCCGGCCAGCTCTGGACCCTCAATCGCCTGCCGGATGATGTCGCGTTCAATCCGCTCATGGCCGCGCGCTTTGCCAGCCTTTCCGCGCTCGGCGTAACCCCCGGCTACGACAACAGCAAGTCGGTAGAGGACTACGGCGGGTATAGCTCCGAGCAGAACTACGGCGCTTCGCTCGAGATCAATCTGGGGCTCGGCGATTACAGCCTGACTTCCGTGACGGCATGGCGTCGTCTCGACGAGGGGCCGCAGCAATTCGCCATCGACGCGACCAGCATGCCCATCTTCACGGCGCAGCCGACCGGCGTAGACCAGACGTTCCTCTCGCAGGAGTTGCGCATCAGTTCGCCGGCCGGCAGCGCGCTGGAATTCACCGGGGGCGTTTATGCCTCGCGGCGCAAGGTGGGTGACGACAACGACTTCAACCGGGCACAGCTGCGGCCTGCCTACCCGTTTACGCCGATCGATCTCGATGGCCTTGCTGCGACCCCGATCGTCGACATTTCGAGCGGTCAGGGCAATACGCAGACCCGGTCTGACTCGCTGGCCGCATTCTTCGACGGCAAATATCACGTAAGCGACCGGTTCGCGGTGATCGGCGGACTTCGTTACCAGTACGACTGGGTCAAGGCTTCGTACTTCTCGATCATCGATCCAAGCTATCCGCCCTTCTCGGTGGACTTCGACTATGCCGTTCCAGGTTTCGTTACGCCTTATGCCGCAACAGACGAACTGCGCGGCAGTACCAGGAAGGGTGACTGGTCCGGTCGCTTCGGTGGAGAGTTCAAGATCAATCCGGACGTCATGCTGTTCGGTACGATTGCCCGCGGATACCTGGGGCCGACGGTGACCTTCTCGGGGCTCACCGGAACCAGGACAAGCGTCAAGCCGCAGACGGTTCGCGATATCACGATCGGCCTGAAGTCGCAGCTGTTCGATCGCGCGGTGACCTTCAACGCCAACCTGTTCTTCGACAAGTACAGGAACCTGCAGACTTCGGTCTTCAATGGCGTCGAGTTCATTACCGAGAATGCGGGTGGTTTCACGGCCAAGGGCTTCGAGGTCGATGCATCCTGGCGCGTCGCCCCGGAACTCTCCTTCAATGGCGGCTTCACTTATTCGGACACCAAGTTCACCGACTACGTGACCGCGTGCCCGAACGTCGTGAAGGCCGGCTATAGCTGCTATCTCGCCGACGATGGGGTGACCAGCCTTGTCCAGGCAAAGGGCGAGCCGCTCTCGGGTGCGCCCAAGTACAGCGCCACTTTCGGGGCTGACGTGCGCCTGCCCATCAGTGACACGCTCCAGTTCGACTGGTCTGCGAACTTCTATTACCGCAGCCGCGTGCAATATGCCGTGGTCGAGAAGTTCGCTTACCAGAACGGCTATGGCACCATCGGCCTTAACGCGGGGATCGGCCATCCGGACGGCAATTGGCGGGTCGGCGTCTTCGCGCGCAATCTGCTCGACCAGCGCTTCCACTCGGCCATCATTGCTCTTCCGTTCGCCGATGCGGGGGCCTACGTAAACTGGATGACCCGTGAAGGACGTCGTACACTCGGCGTCTCGGCACAGATGAAGTTCTGAAGGTTGGGGCCGGGATCGCTCCAGCGGACCGGCCCTCATCAGTTTCCGGCCCCAAAGCAAGCGGAAGGGTCATGATGCAGGCACAGAGCCGAATGGCATGGATTTCAATGGCAGCGGTCGCGCTGATGGCCGGTTCTAGCGTGGCCCAGGCCCAAGGCGCATGCCCTGCCTTGCGCTGGACGACTCTGGGGACAGCGGGTGGTCCGGTGCCGACGGCGGAACGCTCGGAGCCGGCCAACCTGCTGACCATCGGCAGGCAGCGCATTCTCGTCGATGCGGGCGATGGTACCGTCGACCAACTGGCTCGCATCGGCGTGGGGCTGGGCGCGATCGATGCCGTCTTCATCTCCCATCCGCACTGGGACCATGTCGGCGGCTTGGGGGCAGTCATCGGCTTGCGCTGGATGAACCAGTATCCGGGTGTCCTGACGGTCTATGGTCCGGTGGGTACGCGCGCGATTGTCGATGGGATCGTTGCGTCGCTGGCGACGCCGGCACAGATCGGTTTCGGGCTCGGAACTTTGCCGCCTTCACCGGCCGATGCGGTTCGCGTTGTTGAAATTGCAGATGGGCAGAGCCTCGATCTCGGAGCGGGAGCCTCGGTCAGGGCCGCGGCGAACAGTCATTTCGATCATGGTGGCAAGCCTGATCCCCATAATGTTTCGCTGAGCTTTCGTTTTGTCCTTGGCCAGCGCAGCGTCACTTACACCGGCGATACCGGTCCCAGCGATGCCGTGACCAATCTGGCCGATCGCACCGACATGCTGGTGAGCGAAGTCATCGATCTCGATCGCCTGCTCCAGGAAATCCATGAGCGCCGAAAGGATGCC encodes:
- a CDS encoding LysR family transcriptional regulator, with protein sequence MVTPSPDPAPRSSQHQIDPRAMLTFRAVCEAGSISGAARLLNISQPSVSNTIALLESRLGTVLFERGRGGITLTEEGIALRRRADSLAILLRDTASEVQHASQRIAGPLQIGGTPGALLTLLPGAIKRVEELVGEFALSVVERPDAQLFEMLRLGEIELAFVTTQIERLPPDILGTTCTRDPFALIVGAQHAEMPDAISLRDVEHCRWVLPEARGAFRRQVDALFISAGVAVPGTVIRCDSLLTTRAIVRETDRVTVLPRTVALDGISSGSLRAVAIKEAVFERSVGVLRISGRKLSPLAEAMVQALAAEI
- a CDS encoding amidohydrolase family protein encodes the protein MRTLIRRVSIFDGTGTASQLGSVLVEGERIVRVAMGGDALSGEAAEVVIDGLGKTLMPGMVDAHTHLTWASSVEKIYHQFILPAEELKGAAWRNARVLLDHGFTSLYSAGALSDKVEPELAAAIAAGDTPGPRLVPSTLERSPEGAEGVETGDVFNGRGPDAMKGFVAYCKDEGVRSIKLVVSGEDALKPGSAMDVLYTREEMMAAGEATREAGLWIACHTYSPEAIGLALDAGARILYHCSFADEATIERMVAEKDRFFYAPGAGVSVAALEASPPPHVDMSHMKASAAQRMELEGKLVPELKRRGVRVLIGGDYGFPFNPNGRNARDLEHFVKYFGFTPAEALRSATQYGGELMGLDVGLVREGYLADLLLVDGDPTQDVAILQDKDRLAMIMKGGVLYKAPANLEAVG
- a CDS encoding bifunctional 3-(3-hydroxy-phenyl)propionate/3-hydroxycinnamic acid hydroxylase; the encoded protein is MIIDVVIVGCGPVGALAANLLGRAGLSVLVLEKELEHYPLPRAVHLDHEMMRLFQSAGVIDRVENDMVATDGHLHVGADHGVIRYMGTVGKPRPFGWANDYFFYQPELEAHLRDGFAALKNVEMKLGATFTDLVQNGDAVTVFYELHGKIEEVTSRWVIGTDGSRSAVRKALGVRLDDLKFEEPWLVVDAEVEGPVTFPEITGVPADADLQRLSVMMCDPDRPATVVPGRRNHRRWEFMLLPGEDDAAMMQPEKVGELVGAWMADVPHRIVRAATYRFHGLVAEQWKMGAVFLAGDAAHQTPPFFGQGMCHGLRDVANLAWKMDAIVNRGADPALLDTYQQERDPHVRAVIGAAVDAGRYICELDRERAAARDAEIREKARQRKGETAHDLIPAIERGAVLTGTTGAGERFVQPILEDGGKLDEFTGQGWRLFVRGVPFVVEEPGLAVFAAADLPDNGAILSWLDARRVDAVLVRPDHYVFGTATGDFAALLAARRQMLFAEQELTA
- a CDS encoding heme-binding protein: MTLTLELAQAIMAGALAEARRRKAKPLAVIVLDAGAHPVAFAREDKASLFRFDIARAKASGAIGMDADTSVLAERARSNPVFFHSVSDVVGGQIAFSPGGVVIRNALGMAIGAVGISGDTGECDAECAHAGIAAAGLSRETIS
- a CDS encoding VOC family protein, with protein sequence MKLRSIELALPDPSGAAAFMIEIWGMAPAEVRGDTHYLRGSGSFPYLVAFEKSEEEFVRSTTFVCSGDELGDLKKRVAETGWPARPSRSEDPGEGEGILVELPEGEILRFLVDSAEVEPIDGGDLPVKLTHVVFNSADAEATGHAVEDVLGFRVSDRTKGMVFVRCNDSHHSTAFARAGFSSLNHIAFEMADIDAVMRGIGRLRDSKLAPAWGPGRHGPGANVYAYYIAPFGPVIEFSTAVEKVPDDYKVGTPEDWTWPPNRIDQWGISDKDFGGLRAAEERFRFRRDWDAAPLGN
- a CDS encoding fumarylacetoacetate hydrolase family protein — encoded protein: MITYISFERPDGTTSFGRLQGDRVLDLGAPGTAAWIKDWIDGDLAELGVSGEFDYTAVKLLPVIPNPGKILCVGLNYATHVAETGREQKEHPAIFTRWADTLVAANAPLVRPPESERFDYEGELAVIIGKGGRRIAREDALSHVAGYSIFNDASVRDWQRHNIQFTPGKNWPATGAFGPAMVPAAQIEDLGAQRVQTRLNGELVQDQPISDMIWDIATVIEYCSTFTELQPGDVIASGTPGGVGDKRKPPLYMKGGDTVEVSIGVIGTLTNPVADEA
- a CDS encoding TonB-dependent receptor, which codes for MDYRKVMLLSGIAMSVLSVPAMAQEAQADDMGVTGGDIIVTASRRAERLQDVPIAVSAVTGDQLAESGFQKLTDIQYQFSGVQFGTSPNDSGFRLRGVGSAGGFSSSSEQNVGTVVDNVVIPFGNPINSLGDLERVEVLKGPQGTQFGKNASSGVINITTKRPDPTAFSGKAFVSYGELNEWNVNGSVNLPVSQNSALAVFGFYRSNDGFIKNVYLDKKWGGEESYGARAKFLLEGSDDFSIYLIGDYSKIKRTGPGQLWTLNRLPDDVAFNPLMAARFASLSALGVTPGYDNSKSVEDYGGYSSEQNYGASLEINLGLGDYSLTSVTAWRRLDEGPQQFAIDATSMPIFTAQPTGVDQTFLSQELRISSPAGSALEFTGGVYASRRKVGDDNDFNRAQLRPAYPFTPIDLDGLAATPIVDISSGQGNTQTRSDSLAAFFDGKYHVSDRFAVIGGLRYQYDWVKASYFSIIDPSYPPFSVDFDYAVPGFVTPYAATDELRGSTRKGDWSGRFGGEFKINPDVMLFGTIARGYLGPTVTFSGLTGTRTSVKPQTVRDITIGLKSQLFDRAVTFNANLFFDKYRNLQTSVFNGVEFITENAGGFTAKGFEVDASWRVAPELSFNGGFTYSDTKFTDYVTACPNVVKAGYSCYLADDGVTSLVQAKGEPLSGAPKYSATFGADVRLPISDTLQFDWSANFYYRSRVQYAVVEKFAYQNGYGTIGLNAGIGHPDGNWRVGVFARNLLDQRFHSAIIALPFADAGAYVNWMTREGRRTLGVSAQMKF
- a CDS encoding MBL fold metallo-hydrolase, coding for MAWISMAAVALMAGSSVAQAQGACPALRWTTLGTAGGPVPTAERSEPANLLTIGRQRILVDAGDGTVDQLARIGVGLGAIDAVFISHPHWDHVGGLGAVIGLRWMNQYPGVLTVYGPVGTRAIVDGIVASLATPAQIGFGLGTLPPSPADAVRVVEIADGQSLDLGAGASVRAAANSHFDHGGKPDPHNVSLSFRFVLGQRSVTYTGDTGPSDAVTNLADRTDMLVSEVIDLDRLLQEIHERRKDATPEMLKGMEEHLSTHHLKPEAIGAMAGSAKVSRVVLTHFAIPPGPLALSESGIRQGIAVGYGGPVDLALDLQTFDVGCRP